The following are from one region of the Paraglaciecola sp. L1A13 genome:
- a CDS encoding IS3 family transposase yields MFYNRQRRHSYLGYVSPVEYEQANAY; encoded by the coding sequence GTGTTTTACAATCGACAACGACGACATTCCTATTTGGGCTATGTAAGCCCAGTAGAATATGAGCAGGCGAATGCCTATTAA